Proteins found in one bacterium BMS3Abin02 genomic segment:
- a CDS encoding putative phosphoribosyl transferase/MT0597, protein MIFQDRNDAGRRLAENLRDLAGPQTVVVGLPRGGVVVASEVSAAIEAPLDVLVVRKLGAPGQPELGIGAIAEDDVEVLNRDLIGMLGITKADLDTVRKAERAELERREARYRRGAPPLPVAGKTVLLIDDGLATGITAKAAARVLRARRAGRIVLAVPVGAPDTIHDLKREVDEVVCLEAPRWFRAVGQWYEDFRQTTDEQVIECLDSAARRAS, encoded by the coding sequence ATGATCTTCCAAGATCGCAATGACGCAGGCCGCCGCCTCGCAGAGAACTTGAGGGATCTCGCCGGCCCCCAAACGGTGGTCGTCGGCCTCCCCAGAGGAGGTGTCGTCGTCGCCTCCGAAGTGTCGGCTGCAATCGAAGCTCCGCTCGACGTTCTCGTCGTCCGCAAACTCGGCGCGCCCGGCCAGCCCGAGCTGGGTATCGGAGCGATCGCCGAAGATGACGTCGAAGTCCTCAACCGGGACCTCATCGGCATGCTCGGCATCACCAAAGCCGATCTCGATACCGTCAGGAAGGCAGAACGAGCAGAGCTCGAACGTCGAGAGGCGCGGTACCGGCGTGGTGCCCCACCGCTCCCGGTTGCAGGAAAGACGGTCCTGCTGATCGACGACGGCCTCGCGACCGGCATCACCGCCAAGGCTGCTGCGAGAGTGCTGCGGGCCCGTCGCGCAGGGCGAATCGTGCTCGCGGTACCTGTGGGTGCACCCGACACGATCCACGACCTCAAGAGAGAAGTCGACGAGGTCGTGTGCCTCGAAGCCCCCCGATGGTTCAGAGCGGTCGGCCAATGGTACGAGGACTTTCGTCAGACGACCGATGAGCAGGTGATCGAGTGCCTCGACAGTGCGGCCCGACGCGCCAGCTGA
- the sigL gene encoding ECF RNA polymerase sigma factor SigL produces MVVVDAVRLGQPGVVGVPAIAQGDREPLLASGHVVWTGPAGALTKDDMAPEDAAERFTRLYTETYSAVLAYALRRTANRQNAEDVVSATYLTAWRRLDDVLDAPVPLAWLYRVAAGHLANQRRSSRRFTALRVRLFSVPPPQRSSNPADVAAADTDIEAVLDALASLSAGDQELLRLTGFEGLSPAEIASAWGVPSRLVRVRLHRARRRLQTALGRQADGSDVKRTPSGGHKQMTKPSGASPDDDREHNEEPT; encoded by the coding sequence GTGGTCGTCGTCGATGCTGTCAGGCTGGGACAACCGGGTGTCGTCGGTGTACCTGCGATAGCGCAAGGCGACAGGGAACCACTCCTCGCTTCTGGGCACGTAGTCTGGACCGGACCGGCAGGAGCACTCACGAAAGACGACATGGCACCGGAGGACGCCGCGGAGCGGTTCACCCGCCTGTACACGGAGACCTACAGCGCTGTGTTGGCGTACGCGCTGCGTCGGACGGCCAACCGCCAAAATGCCGAGGATGTGGTCTCGGCCACGTATTTGACCGCGTGGCGGCGCCTCGACGACGTCCTCGACGCGCCGGTCCCGTTGGCCTGGCTGTACCGGGTCGCCGCGGGGCATCTCGCCAACCAGCGGCGTAGTAGCCGCCGCTTCACTGCTCTCCGAGTACGTCTCTTCTCGGTCCCGCCGCCGCAACGGTCCAGCAATCCGGCTGACGTCGCCGCCGCCGACACCGACATCGAAGCGGTGTTGGATGCGCTGGCGAGCCTGTCTGCCGGCGATCAGGAACTGTTGCGCCTCACCGGGTTCGAAGGGCTGTCTCCTGCCGAGATCGCCTCGGCGTGGGGGGTGCCGTCCCGCCTGGTGAGGGTGCGGCTGCATCGGGCCCGCCGCCGCCTCCAAACCGCCCTCGGCCGGCAGGCCGACGGGTCTGATGTGAAACGAACGCCGTCTGGTGGACATAAACAGATGACGAAACCATCGGGTGCTTCGCCCGACGACGATAGAGAACACAATGAAGAACCGACCTGA
- the traI_1 gene encoding multifunctional conjugation protein TraI — translation MTVRVTTLKGAGAGRYYTEHLPSYYLDGAEPPGRWWGQAADRLGLSDEVDPARFLAVMAGHDPATGRDLGRRMGEGSVRGYDATFSAPKSVSVLFGLGDPEVRRQVIEAHERAVVAVLGWVEGHAHTRMRRRGHIVCVDAEGIVVGMFRQHTSRKLDPQLHTHAVIANRVAAPDGRWLALDARTIKVDQRTLSALYHATLRSEMTRRLGVRWEPPEHGIAEIADIDPEILAEFSQRSRDLQRRLDEKLARFRQHLGKDPSRKERWGLEREAAIDSRPAKPHGTSALELRHEWQERVRALGWDPERIIETISGRRRGLEGIDRAAATGMVERALESLTERQSTWRPAELIRELAAATPTTTTADATELTGFLQRLADHATTARCVDVSRPVPAGVALRRDGRPISESAMDRALTTERILDEEERLIAWADRRRDDHAPARPIRHGQRLTPAQAEAAAVVAGHGGLELIVGPAGAGKTTMLAAAVTSLHAQGRPVFGVAPTAAAADVLSAETGMAGDTIDKLLVEHHHPSRPPDVAYDLPVGATVIVDEAGTAATPKLAELARLADGRDWRIVLVGDPRQFSAVGRGGMFAHLVDTYGCVELGQVHRFRHNWERHASLRLRNGDPSVLGDYQRHGRLHDGTLDQMETDIITAWQQARTRGQMVALMANATDTAARLNRLAQHTRIQAGELDPDGPSLPVGDEAMLIGDEVVTRRNDRNLRTNQGHIVKNRDHWTISGIHPDGDLTLDGRTGAIRLPAEYVAEHLELGYAQTSHATQGRTVDVALLLIDTPTDSRGIYTPMTRGRHANHAYVVVDDDQTALDVLTQALGRDWIDQPAITRRTELDPNHDRHLPDPSHGDEFAKMERRVRQLVNQRAQTRELDHSGSRGIGR, via the coding sequence GTGACGGTTCGGGTGACCACGTTGAAGGGGGCGGGTGCGGGCCGCTACTACACCGAGCACCTTCCCTCCTACTACCTGGACGGTGCCGAGCCGCCGGGCCGCTGGTGGGGCCAAGCCGCCGACCGGCTCGGCCTGTCGGATGAGGTCGACCCGGCGAGGTTCCTTGCGGTGATGGCTGGACATGATCCGGCGACGGGACGGGACCTGGGCCGTCGTATGGGTGAGGGGTCGGTCCGCGGGTATGACGCCACGTTCTCTGCCCCGAAGTCGGTCTCGGTGCTGTTCGGGCTCGGCGATCCGGAGGTGCGCCGGCAGGTGATCGAGGCCCATGAGCGGGCGGTGGTGGCGGTGCTCGGCTGGGTGGAGGGCCACGCCCACACGAGGATGCGCCGCCGCGGCCACATCGTGTGCGTCGATGCCGAGGGGATCGTGGTCGGCATGTTTCGTCAGCACACCAGCCGCAAGCTCGACCCCCAGTTACACACCCATGCGGTGATCGCCAACCGGGTCGCCGCACCGGACGGACGCTGGCTGGCTCTGGACGCTCGAACGATCAAGGTCGACCAGCGGACCTTGTCGGCGTTGTATCACGCCACCCTGCGCTCGGAGATGACCCGGCGTCTCGGCGTCCGCTGGGAGCCGCCCGAGCACGGCATCGCCGAGATCGCCGACATCGACCCCGAGATCCTGGCCGAGTTCTCCCAACGCAGCAGAGACCTGCAGCGTCGCCTCGACGAGAAACTCGCCCGGTTTCGCCAACACCTTGGGAAGGACCCATCCCGCAAAGAACGATGGGGGTTGGAGCGGGAAGCGGCCATCGACAGCCGACCCGCCAAGCCCCACGGAACCTCCGCACTGGAGTTGCGCCACGAATGGCAGGAACGCGTGCGCGCATTGGGGTGGGACCCGGAACGGATCATCGAAACCATCAGCGGCCGTCGGCGCGGCCTCGAAGGCATCGACCGTGCGGCTGCAACCGGGATGGTCGAACGTGCCCTCGAATCGCTCACCGAACGCCAGTCGACATGGCGACCCGCCGAACTGATCCGAGAACTCGCCGCAGCCACACCCACCACAACCACCGCCGACGCCACAGAGCTGACCGGCTTCCTCCAGCGGCTCGCCGACCACGCCACCACCGCCCGCTGCGTCGACGTATCCCGACCGGTCCCCGCCGGTGTTGCGTTGCGCCGTGACGGCAGACCCATCAGCGAATCCGCCATGGACCGCGCCCTCACCACCGAAAGGATTCTCGATGAAGAGGAACGGCTCATCGCGTGGGCTGACCGACGCCGAGATGACCATGCTCCCGCACGACCCATACGTCACGGGCAGCGGCTCACCCCGGCACAAGCAGAGGCGGCAGCGGTCGTCGCCGGTCACGGCGGGTTGGAGCTGATCGTCGGTCCCGCCGGAGCCGGCAAGACCACCATGCTCGCCGCGGCCGTCACCTCCCTCCACGCCCAGGGTCGCCCGGTGTTCGGAGTGGCGCCCACCGCAGCCGCAGCCGACGTCCTCAGTGCCGAGACCGGCATGGCCGGCGACACCATCGACAAGCTCCTGGTCGAACACCACCACCCGTCCCGACCACCCGACGTCGCCTACGACCTACCCGTCGGGGCCACCGTGATCGTCGACGAAGCCGGCACCGCCGCTACCCCGAAACTGGCAGAACTCGCCCGACTTGCCGACGGCCGCGATTGGCGGATCGTCCTCGTCGGGGATCCCCGCCAGTTCTCCGCCGTCGGTCGCGGTGGCATGTTCGCCCACCTCGTCGACACCTACGGGTGTGTCGAACTCGGCCAGGTTCATCGGTTCCGTCACAACTGGGAACGCCACGCCAGCCTCCGACTCCGCAACGGCGACCCCAGTGTCCTCGGCGACTACCAGCGGCATGGCCGTCTCCACGACGGCACCCTCGACCAGATGGAAACCGACATCATCACCGCCTGGCAGCAAGCCCGTACCCGCGGCCAGATGGTGGCGCTCATGGCCAACGCCACCGACACCGCCGCCAGGCTCAACCGACTCGCCCAACACACCCGCATCCAGGCAGGTGAACTCGACCCCGACGGCCCCTCCCTCCCAGTTGGCGACGAGGCGATGCTGATCGGCGACGAGGTCGTCACCCGCCGCAACGACCGAAACCTCCGCACCAACCAAGGACACATCGTCAAGAATCGTGACCACTGGACCATCAGCGGCATCCACCCCGACGGTGACCTCACGCTCGACGGACGCACCGGCGCCATCCGGCTCCCGGCCGAGTATGTCGCCGAGCATCTCGAACTCGGCTACGCCCAAACCAGCCACGCCACCCAAGGCCGCACCGTCGATGTCGCCCTCCTCCTCATCGACACGCCTACTGACAGCCGCGGCATCTACACCCCCATGACCCGAGGACGACACGCCAACCACGCCTACGTCGTCGTCGACGACGACCAGACTGCTCTCGACGTGCTCACCCAAGCCCTCGGCCGCGATTGGATCGACCAGCCCGCCATCACCAGAAGAACCGAACTCGACCCGAACCACGACCGGCACCTCCCCGACCCCAGTCATGGCGATGAGTTCGCGAAGATGGAACGGCGGGTTCGTCAGCTCGTCAACCAGCGCGCACAGACCCGGGAGCTGGACCACTCCGGCAGCCGCGGGATTGGTCGTTGA
- the barA_1 gene encoding signal transduction histidine-protein kinase BarA: MQDVKPRQPAEPPSWERRLAWRLEKAERADRAKSRFLADVSHEIRTQLAGIIGMTQLTLETKLTPEQREYLGLSASSATALLTLVNDLLDLSKIEAGKLEIEMVPFSLSDLLNDIAALSAAQAEDQGVGFQLDVGEEVPEVITGDPGRIRQILLNLIGNALKFTRDGAVSVSVATDVSTDADLALHLQVTDSGPGIPAEQLDSIFEAYEQADSETAVQSSGTGLGLAICRQLVELMGGRIWAESKLGQGSSFHVIVPIGVDEGAARITEERRSEMDDLPALVIAKNRFVREGYIDAIGAIGLSPVGVENAAEAVGALGTAAATDHPFALAVVSLNGESLEFAAQLRQRADLEQMHIVVVTSVGQRGDAVRCRDLNIAGYLTRPLTDDVIQGAVRAVLTGPSPVDLSMLVTKHWLRERRRHLSLLVVDDSPTHRMVAKRILERRGHRVDVVDCGLDALKAVGEHRFDVILLDLWLPDIGGMEVAGEIRRGESAATRVPIIGMAAEGVVDMAAEALRAGMDAFVVKPFQVAELLRAIESAVDEEAPATTS; the protein is encoded by the coding sequence GTGCAGGACGTGAAACCCAGGCAGCCGGCGGAGCCGCCTTCGTGGGAGCGGCGGCTCGCATGGCGCCTCGAGAAGGCGGAGCGGGCCGACCGGGCCAAGTCTCGGTTTCTCGCGGACGTCAGTCATGAGATTCGCACGCAGCTTGCCGGGATCATCGGGATGACCCAACTCACCCTCGAAACGAAGCTGACCCCCGAACAGCGCGAGTACCTTGGATTGTCGGCCTCGTCCGCCACGGCCCTGCTGACACTCGTGAACGATCTCCTGGACCTGTCGAAGATCGAGGCGGGAAAACTCGAGATCGAGATGGTGCCGTTCAGTCTGTCCGATCTTCTCAACGACATCGCGGCCCTCTCGGCGGCGCAAGCCGAAGACCAGGGTGTCGGTTTTCAACTCGATGTGGGCGAGGAGGTCCCGGAGGTGATCACCGGAGATCCCGGACGTATCCGCCAGATCCTGCTCAACCTGATCGGCAACGCGCTGAAGTTCACTCGGGACGGCGCCGTGTCCGTGTCGGTAGCCACGGACGTTTCCACCGATGCCGACCTTGCTCTCCACCTGCAGGTCACCGACAGCGGCCCCGGGATTCCTGCGGAGCAGCTGGATTCGATCTTCGAAGCGTATGAGCAAGCCGATAGCGAAACGGCGGTGCAAAGCAGCGGTACGGGCCTCGGGTTGGCGATCTGCCGCCAGCTCGTGGAGCTCATGGGTGGTCGTATCTGGGCGGAAAGCAAACTTGGGCAGGGCTCTTCCTTCCATGTGATCGTGCCGATCGGCGTGGATGAAGGTGCGGCGAGGATCACCGAGGAAAGACGCTCCGAGATGGACGATCTCCCGGCGCTCGTGATCGCCAAGAACAGGTTCGTACGCGAAGGGTACATCGATGCGATCGGTGCTATCGGGCTCTCACCGGTCGGTGTGGAGAACGCAGCAGAGGCCGTCGGGGCGCTGGGGACGGCAGCTGCCACGGATCATCCTTTCGCTCTGGCCGTCGTGTCGTTGAACGGTGAGTCGCTCGAGTTCGCAGCCCAATTGCGTCAGCGGGCGGATCTGGAGCAGATGCACATCGTCGTCGTCACCTCCGTCGGACAGCGGGGCGATGCGGTGCGGTGTCGCGATTTGAACATCGCGGGCTATTTGACGAGACCGTTGACCGATGACGTGATTCAGGGAGCGGTTCGAGCCGTGCTGACCGGACCCTCCCCGGTCGACCTCTCGATGTTGGTCACCAAGCACTGGCTTCGTGAGCGGCGTCGCCATCTCAGCCTGCTGGTGGTCGACGACAGCCCGACACATCGGATGGTGGCCAAACGCATCCTCGAGCGTCGTGGGCATCGTGTCGATGTCGTCGACTGCGGGCTCGATGCACTCAAGGCCGTGGGTGAGCACCGCTTCGATGTCATCCTTCTGGATTTGTGGCTTCCCGACATCGGGGGCATGGAGGTCGCGGGCGAGATTCGCCGAGGTGAATCCGCCGCAACGAGGGTCCCGATCATTGGCATGGCAGCCGAAGGCGTTGTGGATATGGCAGCCGAGGCGCTGCGCGCAGGTATGGATGCGTTCGTCGTCAAGCCGTTCCAGGTGGCCGAGCTGCTCCGGGCGATCGAGTCTGCAGTGGATGAGGAGGCCCCGGCTACGACGAGTTGA
- a CDS encoding helix-turn-helix domain protein, giving the protein MDKLDRLLSAAELADYLGVPIATIYAWRHRRQGPPGFRAGRHLRYRLADVQRWITAQLEDSSRPHR; this is encoded by the coding sequence ATGGACAAGCTCGACCGTCTGCTCTCAGCCGCAGAACTCGCCGACTACCTGGGTGTGCCGATCGCCACCATCTACGCGTGGCGGCATCGCCGGCAAGGCCCCCCAGGGTTCCGGGCCGGACGCCACCTCCGCTACCGGCTCGCCGACGTCCAACGGTGGATCACCGCACAACTCGAAGACAGCAGCCGTCCCCACCGGTGA
- a CDS encoding putative prophage phiRv2 integrase: MARGAIDRRDNGRYRARYEGPDSRWHSRTFDRKVDAQRWLADQLSRLNHGMWIDPVAGMVTFDTYADRWLAAKTRIKPKTREGYRSLLRSRILPTFGPVRLAAIDRAFVGSWVRTMTDDDLSPSRIRQAHQCLAAILEQAVDDGLIGRNPARRTELPRLEEPEHRYLTAEQVARLAEAMPNHQHATMVHVLAYGGLRWGEMAALRRNRVDILRRRIQVSESVTEIGGRLAFGTTKTHQTRTVHLPSFVADMLGRHLQDVGDDPETLVFTAPKGGPLRYVNTRRRIWNPARTQAGDDLVDITPHDLRHTCASLMRAAGADIKAIQQQLGHRDATITLNTYTHLFEGDLANIMNRLDQENASKTRPERVLEMAGGVTKLSARG; this comes from the coding sequence ATGGCACGAGGAGCGATCGACCGACGGGACAACGGCCGGTACCGGGCACGCTACGAAGGCCCCGACAGCCGGTGGCACAGCCGCACCTTCGACCGGAAGGTCGACGCCCAACGCTGGCTCGCCGACCAGCTCTCCCGACTCAACCACGGCATGTGGATCGACCCTGTCGCAGGCATGGTCACCTTCGACACCTACGCCGACCGATGGCTGGCCGCCAAGACCCGCATCAAACCGAAGACCCGCGAGGGCTACCGGTCGCTGCTGCGCTCCCGCATCCTGCCCACCTTCGGACCCGTCCGTCTCGCCGCCATCGACCGGGCGTTCGTCGGATCGTGGGTTCGGACCATGACCGACGACGACCTGTCTCCATCGAGAATCCGCCAGGCCCACCAGTGCCTCGCCGCCATCCTCGAACAGGCCGTCGACGATGGCCTCATCGGCCGCAACCCCGCCCGCCGCACCGAACTTCCTCGCCTCGAAGAACCCGAACACCGCTACCTCACCGCCGAGCAGGTCGCCCGCCTCGCCGAAGCGATGCCCAACCACCAACACGCCACCATGGTGCATGTCCTCGCCTACGGTGGACTCCGCTGGGGCGAGATGGCGGCCCTGCGCCGGAACCGAGTCGACATCCTCCGCCGTCGCATCCAGGTCTCCGAATCGGTCACCGAAATTGGCGGCCGGCTCGCCTTCGGCACCACCAAAACCCACCAAACACGCACAGTCCACCTCCCCTCGTTCGTCGCCGACATGCTCGGACGCCACCTCCAAGATGTCGGCGACGACCCCGAGACCCTCGTGTTCACCGCCCCGAAAGGCGGCCCGCTGCGCTATGTGAACACGCGCAGACGGATCTGGAACCCTGCCCGAACGCAGGCCGGGGACGACCTTGTCGACATCACCCCCCATGATCTCCGCCACACCTGCGCATCCCTCATGCGCGCCGCCGGCGCCGACATCAAAGCCATCCAACAACAACTCGGGCACCGCGACGCCACCATCACCCTGAACACCTACACCCACCTCTTCGAAGGCGACCTCGCCAACATCATGAACCGCCTCGACCAAGAAAACGCGTCCAAAACGCGTCCTGAGCGCGTCCTGGAGATGGCCGGAGGGGTTACCAAACTCTCGGCTAGGGGCTGA